In the Populus trichocarpa isolate Nisqually-1 chromosome 8, P.trichocarpa_v4.1, whole genome shotgun sequence genome, ATGTAGAAATGATGGTGGCAATAATAGTCACTATCAAGAATATTACACAAGGAGGGCCAggatcccttttcttttggctaaaaagaagaagaaaatcatggtatcatcatcatcagatcGTGATATTGTTTTCAAGAGAAGCAAATCTACTACAACTCCCAGGAGAGGCCATTTCTTGAACTCTGCTACTGATGATGGTGAGAATTTTAGCCCAAGGAGAAGAGGGTTTTGGTCATTTCTCTATCTCTCTTCCTCCAAATCTAGTACTTCAActagaaaaacagaaaagatgTCTTCTTTAGCTGCAACTACACAAccaccaccagcagcagcagcaacaacaaatgGGTCCATGGTGAGGCCAAAAGAGAAGTGCTTAGGTTCTTCTTTGTCAAAGAAAGGTGACAATATTGTGGTAGtggaggatgatgatgatagtcCTAACAGCCAAGCAACTGCCTCTGCCACCTCTTTCGAGAGAAAGGTGTCAAGGTCTAGATCCGTCGGGTGTGGAAGCAGGAGCTTCTCCGGTGACTTCTTCGAGAGAATCTCAACTGGGTTTGGTGATTGCACTCTAAGAAGAGTGGAGTCCCAGAGGGAAGGCAAGCCCGTCACTGTTGGGACTTCTCACATGAAAGGGAGGGTGAGGTGTGGCGGTATCTTCGGTGGGTTTATCATAACCTCCTCgtcttcctcttcatcatcatccTATTGGGTTTCATCATCAGCTGAAGATATGAATGGGAAATCACCAGGAGCTGGCCCTCTTGCTCATGGTAGGAGCAGGAGCTGGGGTTGGGCTTTCGCTAGCCCAATGAGAGCTTTGGGCAGCAAACCTTCTTCAAAAGATGGGAAAAGAGACATCAATAGGAACACCACTCCAAACTTGTCTGGCATTCCTTCATTGTTAGCTGTGAGAGGCTAAAGTAGAAGAGTTTAGGCTGCTGGCGCTACATTACACAGTACATTCTATCATGATCTTGTTTGTTTGATTCGCGCTCGTCTATCTTGCTCTGATCAGTTCTATCACTAGTTgttattatactttttttccttaaattttgttgaaatttattgttatatatgaAAATGATTTATCTTTTAGATAGTTGCATGTTAAGTCATATATCCTATAGTGTCAAATTCGAAACCCAGGTGAGTCAACATGCTGCTTGGAGttggaggagaagaaaatatGTATGTGCGATATTTTTAGCAGTTGTCATTGAGTATTCTGTGATTCGCCAAGGTTTTGTGCTTCGTTTgtagttttaattttcatgtataATTAGTTTGTATTTTGTAAGCTGTAAGATCTGATGTACTGAGTGCTTGAGctggtgtttttttaaaatatatttttaataatttaaatgtgcaaatattaaaaaaaaaaatctgaaatagaTCACAAAtgtttatatacatataaaagcTAGTGTTGTCACTTGTGGACACATGCGTGGTGGTGCTGGGCACATTTCTAGGCCTATAATGCTGTCATGGTGATAATCCCCTGAGGCCATAGCCATACGAGATTTGGTCAAGccttatcattgttttttgaaCTTGGTAGAGGTAGATGTTAACTATTCATTGTATAATCCTGTCTCACCACAAACTTAGGCATTAAATTTTTGGCAGTTCCTCTTTGCCAGCTACTTGAACAACTGTACAAGACAGCAAGGTTCTCTTGTTGGCTACTGCTTGTACAGTTGTTCACAGGGACTTGTCATCATATATTTTTCACCTTCAGGttcgaaattatttttttactaacgGTATCTTTCCTTGCCGAGCGAGGAGAGACCATTGCAATTCTGATTCCCAGAGATTTTCAATTTATGTCGTAATTGAATTGGATCATGGGTATGTTTAGTCAAGTCTTGGAATTGTGATCTTATGATTTTcgcatgaaaaaacattaaaataatactaaataattaaGAGATAATATGtgctaaattaaaagatatgaaAATCTTCAAACACTTTGGGGGCACAAATCCAATTCcagaccaaaaaagaaaaaaagaaaaagtctgGGAAATCCTGAAGGAGATGTATACAATGGTGGATGATGAAGT is a window encoding:
- the LOC18101810 gene encoding uncharacterized protein LOC18101810, with translation MMVDIKGGRVGVGEEDMSDGMQCSDHPYRNNPGGICAFCLQEKLGKLVSSSFPLPIRGSSSSSSSPSFRSDIGVGSSSNGGAGTSLSFAVRPTTTKCRNDGGNNSHYQEYYTRRARIPFLLAKKKKKIMVSSSSDRDIVFKRSKSTTTPRRGHFLNSATDDGENFSPRRRGFWSFLYLSSSKSSTSTRKTEKMSSLAATTQPPPAAAATTNGSMVRPKEKCLGSSLSKKGDNIVVVEDDDDSPNSQATASATSFERKVSRSRSVGCGSRSFSGDFFERISTGFGDCTLRRVESQREGKPVTVGTSHMKGRVRCGGIFGGFIITSSSSSSSSSYWVSSSAEDMNGKSPGAGPLAHGRSRSWGWAFASPMRALGSKPSSKDGKRDINRNTTPNLSGIPSLLAVRG